In the Gossypium arboreum isolate Shixiya-1 chromosome 10, ASM2569848v2, whole genome shotgun sequence genome, one interval contains:
- the LOC108487475 gene encoding NAD(P)H-quinone oxidoreductase subunit O, chloroplastic has translation MAFSSSALSHASSSCLSSFPHAFTTRKTHLRFPSFLLIKASSEPDKGNPTATQTKNAEGSSNAQPQPQPQATPAAAAKPPPKKPVYSMKKGQIVRVDKDKYLNSINYLSVGHPPYYKGLDYIYEDRGEVLDVRIFETGEHALVAWVGIPTAPAWLPTDMLIKSEKLQYERL, from the exons ATGGCGTTTTCTTCTTCTGCTCTCTCTCACGCCTCTTCTTCATGCCTCTCTTCCTTCCCACATGCCTTCACAACCAGAAAAACCCATCTTCGCTTCCCATCATTTTTACTCATAAAAGCTTCTTCTGAACCTGACAAAGGAAACCCCACTGCTACACAGACCAAAAACGCTGAAGGCTCTAGCAATGCTCAACCTCAACCTCAACCTCAAGCCACTCCCGCCGCCGCCGCTAAGCCACCTCCCAAAAAGCCTGTTTATTCCA TGAAGAAAGGCCAGATTGTTAGGGTGGATAAAGACAAGTATCTCAACAGTATTAAT taTCTATCTGTAGGGCATCCCCCCTATTACAAAGGCTTGGACTACATATACGAAGACCGTGGTGAG GTTCTGGATGTACGCATTTTTGAGACAGGAGAACATGCACTT GTTGCATGGGTCGGCATCCCAACTGCACCAGCTTGGCTTCCCACGGACATGCTTATCAAG TCTGAGAAGCTCCAATATGAGAGATTGTGA